A genomic window from Candidatus Goldiibacteriota bacterium includes:
- the rplW gene encoding 50S ribosomal protein L23, whose protein sequence is MDIYQIIKKPSLTEKSSIAREKGNFYTFEVDSKASKKQIKEAVEKMFKVKVTKINTANLPGKAKRFGRQISAARKFKKAIVQLKKEDKIEIVEGV, encoded by the coding sequence ATGGATATTTACCAGATTATAAAAAAACCTTCTCTTACAGAGAAAAGTTCCATCGCAAGGGAAAAAGGCAACTTTTATACTTTTGAAGTTGACAGCAAGGCTTCAAAAAAACAGATTAAAGAAGCTGTGGAAAAAATGTTCAAGGTAAAGGTGACCAAGATTAATACCGCGAACCTGCCCGGCAAAGCCAAACGCTTTGGCCGTCAGATATCCGCGGCAAGAAAGTTCAAAAAAGCCATCGTACAGTTAAAGAAGGAAGATAAAATAGAAATAGTAGAAGGAGTATAA
- the rplD gene encoding 50S ribosomal protein L4: MKLDVVDKENKKLEEFEIADSILAVEPKDNAVHDVVLAYQQNQHNGSSNTLTRAEVRGGGRKPWKQKGTGRARHGSNRSPIWKGGGVTFGPRPLKARMEVPKKQKKAAMQMVVAGKLKDGEIKIINTMDFTQPKTKDVSNMLKLMKLNGKKVLFVSEKADSAVVKSVRNIRNADIITSKNINVYDLLVNSNILVTKKSMEEIIRRIG, encoded by the coding sequence ATGAAACTTGACGTAGTTGATAAAGAAAACAAGAAGCTGGAAGAATTTGAAATAGCAGACAGCATTCTTGCGGTTGAACCAAAAGATAACGCTGTTCATGATGTGGTTCTGGCTTATCAGCAGAATCAGCATAATGGTTCTTCTAACACGCTTACAAGGGCGGAAGTGCGCGGAGGCGGAAGGAAACCATGGAAACAGAAAGGGACAGGCCGTGCAAGGCATGGCTCCAACAGGTCTCCTATCTGGAAAGGCGGCGGTGTTACATTCGGGCCAAGGCCGCTTAAAGCAAGAATGGAAGTTCCTAAAAAACAGAAAAAGGCAGCTATGCAGATGGTTGTAGCCGGAAAACTGAAAGACGGCGAGATTAAAATAATAAACACTATGGATTTTACTCAGCCTAAGACAAAAGATGTTTCCAACATGCTTAAATTAATGAAGCTTAACGGAAAAAAGGTTCTTTTTGTATCGGAAAAAGCTGACAGTGCCGTTGTAAAGTCGGTCCGTAATATAAGAAACGCGGACATTATTACTTCCAAGAATATTAACGTGTATGACCTTTTGGTTAATTCAAACATACTTGTAACAAAAAAATCCATGGAAGAAATAATAAGGAGAATAGGGTAA